The following proteins are encoded in a genomic region of Variovorax paradoxus:
- a CDS encoding LysR substrate-binding domain-containing protein — protein MNLIWLDDFLALAATGNFSRAADDRHSSQPAFSRRIRALEEWIGADLFDRSSQPATLTEVGEWFAGVAQELNARVARVPGDARKIAEASSVTLRIASTHALSFTFLPRWLRSLESHTTLGPVQLMSDVLERCEALMLQSKVQFVLSHAHSKAQGALDVEPYGSVRIGEDVLVAVSAPKEGGGARHPLRIGGGSVPVLQYTEQSGLGRIMRAVLGRRLESLPVQVVFTAHLASVLRTMALDGRGIAWLPRTLVEDDMSEGRLVAAAGSEWAVPLEIRLYRDSELLGRAANAFWDTAVGGS, from the coding sequence ATGAATCTGATCTGGCTGGATGACTTTCTGGCGCTCGCGGCGACGGGGAATTTCTCGCGTGCGGCAGACGATCGGCACAGCTCGCAGCCCGCCTTCAGCCGTCGCATTCGCGCGCTGGAAGAGTGGATCGGGGCTGACCTGTTCGACCGCAGTTCGCAGCCCGCAACGCTGACCGAGGTGGGTGAGTGGTTCGCGGGCGTGGCGCAGGAATTGAACGCCAGGGTGGCGCGGGTGCCCGGCGACGCCAGGAAGATCGCCGAGGCAAGCTCGGTCACTTTGCGCATCGCGTCCACGCACGCTCTCTCTTTCACCTTCCTGCCGCGGTGGTTGCGAAGCCTCGAATCGCACACGACGCTCGGCCCGGTGCAGCTGATGTCCGATGTGCTCGAGCGTTGCGAAGCACTGATGCTGCAGAGCAAGGTCCAGTTCGTGCTGAGTCACGCGCACAGCAAGGCACAAGGCGCGCTGGACGTGGAGCCGTACGGCTCGGTTCGGATTGGCGAGGATGTGCTGGTCGCCGTGTCGGCGCCAAAAGAAGGAGGCGGCGCGCGCCACCCACTGCGGATCGGCGGCGGTTCGGTTCCCGTGCTCCAGTACACAGAGCAATCGGGATTGGGGCGCATCATGCGCGCCGTTCTGGGGCGCAGGCTGGAATCACTGCCGGTTCAAGTCGTCTTCACCGCGCACCTCGCCTCGGTTCTGCGGACGATGGCGCTCGATGGCAGGGGCATCGCGTGGCTGCCGCGGACACTTGTAGAGGACGACATGAGCGAGGGGCGCCTGGTCGCTGCAGCGGGCAGCGAGTGGGCCGTCCCGCTGGAAATCAGGCTCTACCGCGACAGCGAGCTTTTGGGGAGGGCCGCCAATGCGTTCTGGGATACGGCGGTCGGCGGCTCGTGA
- a CDS encoding mandelate racemase/muconate lactonizing enzyme family protein: protein MKIVEIREKTIPISSPIRNAYIDFSKMTLSLVAVITDVVQGGKPVVGYGFNSNGRYGQGKLMRERFIPRILEAEPASLVDATGDNLDAHKIWNTMFTNEKPGGHGERSVAIGTIDMAVWDAVAKIEGKPLFQLLADRYGNGTPNRKIFVYAAGGYYYPGQDHKKLQDEMRSYIDRGYTVVKKKIGGASLDEDLRRIDSIMEVLQDGQKLCVDANGRFDLETAIAYAKALSQYDLFWYEEPGDPLDFELQAALRNFYKNPMATGEDLFSMQDARNLIRYGGMRPDRDWLQFDCALSYGLVEYLRTLDMLKEHGWSASRCIPHGGHQMSLNIAAGLGLGGNESYPDLFQPFGGFPDGVKVENSFVTLPDLPGIGFEGKADLYREMQALSA, encoded by the coding sequence GTGAAGATCGTAGAAATCCGCGAGAAGACCATCCCCATCAGCTCGCCCATCCGCAACGCCTATATCGACTTTAGCAAGATGACCCTGAGCCTGGTCGCCGTGATCACTGACGTGGTTCAGGGCGGCAAGCCGGTGGTTGGCTATGGCTTCAACTCGAACGGCCGCTATGGCCAGGGCAAGCTGATGCGCGAGCGTTTCATCCCCCGCATCCTGGAAGCCGAACCGGCCTCGCTGGTGGACGCCACCGGCGACAACCTCGATGCGCACAAGATCTGGAACACGATGTTCACCAACGAGAAGCCCGGAGGCCACGGCGAGCGCTCGGTGGCCATCGGCACCATCGATATGGCGGTGTGGGACGCGGTGGCAAAGATCGAGGGCAAGCCCCTGTTTCAACTGCTTGCCGACCGCTATGGCAACGGCACGCCGAACCGCAAGATTTTTGTCTACGCGGCCGGCGGCTACTACTACCCCGGGCAGGACCACAAGAAGCTGCAGGACGAGATGCGCAGCTACATCGACCGCGGCTACACCGTGGTCAAGAAGAAGATCGGCGGCGCCTCGCTCGACGAGGATCTGCGCCGGATCGACTCGATCATGGAAGTCCTGCAGGACGGCCAGAAGCTCTGCGTCGACGCGAACGGGCGCTTCGACCTGGAGACGGCCATCGCCTACGCCAAGGCGCTTTCGCAATACGACCTCTTCTGGTACGAAGAGCCGGGCGACCCGCTGGACTTCGAACTGCAAGCCGCCCTGCGCAACTTCTACAAGAACCCGATGGCCACGGGCGAGGACCTGTTCTCGATGCAGGACGCGCGCAACCTGATCCGCTACGGCGGCATGCGCCCGGACCGCGACTGGCTGCAGTTCGACTGTGCGCTCAGCTACGGCCTGGTCGAGTACCTGCGCACCCTGGACATGCTCAAGGAACATGGATGGTCGGCGAGCCGCTGCATCCCGCACGGCGGCCACCAGATGTCGCTGAACATCGCGGCGGGCCTGGGCCTGGGCGGCAACGAGTCCTATCCGGACCTGTTCCAGCCTTTCGGCGGCTTCCCCGATGGCGTGAAGGTCGAGAACAGCTTCGTCACCCTGCCCGACCTGCCCGGCATCGGCTTTGAAGGCAAGGCGGACCTGTATCGCGAGATGCAGGCGCTCTCGGCCTGA